A genomic window from Antedon mediterranea chromosome 4, ecAntMedi1.1, whole genome shotgun sequence includes:
- the LOC140047284 gene encoding polyamine-transporting ATPase 13A3-like produces MAQTDRSIVIDKGQETELECTGYKLNWSKSVIVCLLVALSCGFLILVFYWKKDWRLKSMYTQCPLNEAGAVLLEDTYQRKHVTYIEEINDIDSNEISEILKRNVNNLRVFKFHKLKYIWHPENNVFIRLNHIPTCSDIYNNAQGLSTSDISSRQKMYGENIIDVPVKPYLTLLVQEVLNPFYVFQVFTVIVWCIDAYYYYTVCIVVMSFVSILLSLYTTRKQAKTLRDMVFSCSTVKVMRKLKGTQEISEYELVPGDVILIPSRGCKMTCDAALIQGNCIVNESMLTGESVPITKVPLPNTSDRGSQQLSTTEHSRHILFCGTEVIETKYYGNDHVKAVVIQTGFSTAKGMLVRSILYPKPTEFKLYQDSIRYILTLASVAFIGFVFTITQLVIAGFSLERIIIRGLDIITIAVPPPLPAALTIGMVYAQFRLKKKSIYCISPQRINFGGNIDVVCFDKTGTLTEDCLDLMGIQLSNDSRFDKLQTDFQSVTGLFAYCMATCHSLSKIGSELVGDPIDTKMFEATGWTLEEASTVEDAANLDQMAPTTVKSSNTNEADVHEIGILRQFPFSSRLQRMSVITRTVGNENLVAFVKGSPEMITSLCTQETVPTDFKEVLSEYTKQGFRVLALAYKPLDSSLKWHKDMQLNRDDVESELIFLGLMVMQNKLKQQTEPVISELHSANIKTVMITGDNILTAINVAQKCNLVTPHQKIYQVHANVSGDDVANICLTLEHAAVEQMTSHKSKNDNVQPHSQSDEAAELPNMCYAVDGSSFEILREYYPEEFKKVVVGAKVFARMSPIQKDQCVETLMEVGLTVGMCGDGANDCGALKTAHIGISLSEAEASVASPFTSKTPDISCVPEVIKEGRCALTTSFGMFKYMALYSMIQFVTAMMLNTFGTYFGDIHFLYIDIFLCTSVVLFMGRNKPYNQISVQKPVKNLMSAPIIFSFTSQTVIQTIFQTICYYILIAQPWFVPLDPDLDSKNILCYETTALVLYSFFQYVITGYLFTPGKPFRTPIYKNKPYAISFMLLTFFNLMMLFFPPEPFNTFFEFVEIPSPKKIFQVELFALLLVNVVVSTLFERFLVTNKKLMDIVACRCFRKKHKLSYAEAYGLLTEIKCETT; encoded by the exons GCGGTTGAAGAGTATGTACACTCAATGTCCGTTAAATGAGGCTGGTGCCGTCTTGTTAGAG GATACATACCAGAGGAAACATGTTACGTATATTGAGGAAATAAA TGATATAGATTCAAACGAGATAAGTGAAATTCTCAAGAGGAATGTAAACAATCTTCGAGTTTTCAAATTTCACAAGCTCAAGTACATTTGGCATCCTGAAAACAACGTCTTTATTCGCTTGAATCACATTCCAACATGTTCAGATATTTATAATAACGCACAAGGATTATCTACCTCAGATATAAGCTCAAG GCAAAAGATGTATGGAGAAAACATTATAGACGTGCCAGTTAAACCGTATCTCACTTTACTAGTTCAAGAG GTTCTGAATCCATTTTATGTTTTTCAAGTGTTTACCGTGATTGTGTGGTGTATCGATGCGTATTATTACTATACTGTGTGTATAGTCGTGATGTCATTTGTTTCTATACTACTTTCTCTTTACACAACTCGAAAG CAAGCAAAAACACTTCGCGATATGGTGTTCAGTTGTAGTACAGTTAAAGTAATGCGAAAACTTAAAG gTACTCAAGAGATATCCGAATATGAGTTAGTTCCTGGTGACGTCATACTTATACCATCACGTGGTTGTAAAATGACTTGCGATGCCGCTCTTATTCAGGGAAACTGTATTGTAAATGAAAGCATGCTTACAG GTGAAAGCGTTCCAATAACTAAAGTTCCTCTCCCAAACACATCAGATAGAGGATCTCAACAGTTATCAACAACTGAACACTCGAGGCACATCCTGTTTTGTGGGACAGAGGTCATAGAAACGAAATACTACGGGAATGACCATGTCAAAGCTGTTGTTATCCAGACAG GTTTCTCGACGGCCAAGGGTATGCTCGTAAGATCAATACTGTATCCAAAACCGACTGAATTTAAACTATATCAGGACTCAATCCGATATATTCTAACTCTGGCGTCTGTCG ctttcATTGGATTCGTCTTTACAATTACCCAATTAGTGATTGCTGGT TTTTCTTTAGAACGCATCATCATCCGTGGTTTGGATATTATCACTATAGCTGTACCGCCACCTCTTCCTGCTGCGTTAACCATAGGGATGGTTTACGCGCAGTTCAGGCTTAAAAAGAAGTCTATCTATTGTATAAGCCCACAAAGGATTAATTTTGGCGGCAATATTGATGTCGTCTGCTTTGAtaaa ACTGGAACACTGACAGAAGACTGTTTAGATCTTATGGGAATCCAGTTGTCTAATGACTCTAG atTTGATAAACTTCAGACAGACTTTCAGAGTGTCACTGGTCTGTTTGCATATTGTATGGCAACCTGTCACTCCTTGTCAAAGATCGGTTCCGAACTTGTTGGCGATCCAATTGATACAAAAATGTTTGAAGCCACTGGATGG ACATTAGAAGAGGCATCAACGGTTGAAGATGCCGCAAATTTGGACCAGATGGCGCCAACGACCGTCAAGTCATCTAACACGAATGAG GCTGACGTTCACGAAATTGGAATCTTGCGTCAGTTTCCATTTTCATCGCGTTTGCAACGCATGAGCGTCATCACCAGAACTGTTGGTAACGAGAACTTAGTTGCATTTGTTAAAGGATCTCCTGAAATGATTACGTCACTTTGTACACAAGAAACAG tacCAACTGATTTCAAAGAAGTTCTATCTGAATACACTAAACAGGGATTTCGTGTACTAGCACTGGCGTACAAACCACTGGACTCCAGTTTGAAGTGGCACAAGGACATGCAACTGAACCGAGACGATGTTGAGAGCGAACTCATATTCCTAGGCCTCATGGTGATGCAGAACAAATTAAAACAGCAGACGGAACCAGTGATTTCTGAACTTCATAGCGCTAATATTAAAACCGTCATGATAACAGGCGATAATATTTTAACAGCTATCAATGTGGCGCAAAAGTGTAATTTAGTAACGCCGCACCAAAAGATATATCAAGTCCATGCAAATGTGTCAGGTGACGACGTGGCAAACATCTGCCTAACGCTTGAACATGCTGCAGTCGAACAAATGACGTCACATAAATCAAAA aaTGATAATGTTCAACCACATTCACAATCAGATGAAGCAGCAGAATTGCCCAATATGTGCTATGCAGTCGATGGAAGTTCGTTTGAGATTTTAAGAGAATACTACCCAGAAGAGTTTAAAAAG GTTGTGGTCGGAGCTAAAGTATTTGCGAGAATGTCTCCAATACAAAAGGACCAATGTGTTGAAACGTTGATGGAGGTAGGTCTAACTGTGGGCATGTGTGGAGATGGAGCAAATGACTGTGGCGCTTTGAAGACAGCACACATTGGTATATCATTATCTGAGGCAGAGGCGTCAGTAGCGTCTCCATTTACTTCTAAGACACCAGATATATCTTGTGTTCCAGAAGTCATAAA GGAAGGACGTTGTGCTCTTACGACATCTTTTGGAATGTTCAAATACATGGCTCTATATAGCATGATACAGTTCGTTACTGCTATGATGTTAAACACG TTTGGAACTTATTTTGGCGATATCCACTTTCTATACATAGACATATTTCTCTGTACATCCGTAGTTCTTTTCA tggGCCGCAACAAACCATATAATCAAATTTCAGTGCAAAAACCGGTAAAAAACTTGATGTCGGCGCCAATCATCTTTAGTTTTACCAGTCAGACGGTTATTCAGACGATCTTTCAAACAATCTGCTACTATATACTTATCGCACAACCTTG gTTCGTACCACTTGACCCAGATTTGGATTCTAAGAACATTCTGTGTTATGAAACAACAGCGCTTGTACTTTACTCTTTCTTCCAGTACGTTATAACCGGGTACCTATTCACCCCAGGAAAGCCATTCCGTACACCAATATACAAAAATA aacCATACGCTATATCATTCATGCTTCTAACCTTTTTCAACCTTATGATGCTCTTTTTCCCACCTGAGCCTTTCAACACGTTTTTCGAG TTTGTTGAAATTCCAAGCCCGAAGAAGATTTTCCAGGTGGAATTGTTTGCATTACTTCTtgtaaatgttgttgtttcaaCACTGTTTGAG CGTTTTCTTGTTACAAACAAGAAGTTGATGGACATTGTTGCATGCCGTTGTTTCAGGAAGAAACATAAACTTTCTTATGCTGAAGCTTACGGTCTACTCACTGAGATCAAATGTGAAACAACATGA